In the Acidobacteriota bacterium genome, GGAACGAAGCCTGTGAAGTTGGTGACCAGATTCTGGCCGATCCAGCGGATGCCGTCCCCGGTCAGCAAGCTGCTGACCGAGAGGAGCTGCCCTCCGGAGCCGGGACGGGGATCTTCGACCTGGAGCCCCAAGCTCGCGGCGATCGCCGAGATCACGGCGACGCCCAGAGCGAAGAGCGCGAAGAGCGTGACGGGATGGGGCAGGAGGTTGCCGAGCCACTCGACGAAGGCGAGGAACCGCTGGAAGACCTGTCCGGGCGGCTTCTTGCCAGACCGGCTCTCGGCGGCCCGGGCCTTGGTGCATGGCTCGGCGGGGTTCTCGTTGGACTTCTCGGTGGACTGGGTTTCAGTAGTGCGGGGCCTTTTCATCGCGGCATGGTACCAGTGCCAGCCCGCCTCGGTTCAGGCAGTCCACCCCGGGATCTCCCGTTCCAGCTCCCAGGCCGCGAAGGTCCGGAGGGCACCCCATCGGATGAGCGGCTCCAACGGGTGGTACCCACTTGTTGATGGGCTTGTTTTCAGTGGTTTCCGCAGGTGGTACCCACTTGTTGATCGCTTTGTTTTCAGTGGTTTCCATAGGCGGTACCCACTTGTTGGTGGTGAGGGGGAAGAAAAAGAGAAGCTTCTTGGCGGGGTTCTAGAAGCCTTCGCATAGCTCCAGGGTGAAGAGACACCGATGCGGGAGCGCCGCTTCCGCTGGTCGAAATTCCAACCCTGGAGGAAACTTCTCATGCAACCGTTTGTTGATCGCAATTCGTGGTGCAGGCTCGTCGCGAGCCTTGCGCTGATCCTTGGCATTTTCTTCTCGATGGCACCCGCCGCCGCCCAGAGCTGCCCGCCGGGCATTGGCGGGGTGAGCGTCGAGTTCTTGCCGGCGGGGGCCGCCGACGGCTCGAAGGAGCGGCGCGAGCACGCGCTGATCTCCGACACTCTGGCCAGCGATCTGGGTATTGCTGGCCGCATCGATCCCGCGGAGGACATCAACCCGCAGATCCGGGTCACCGTGGACTCGCCGGCCAACCCCGGCCCCAACGCCGTGGCCACCGCCAACTTCACCGTTGCCGGGACCTTTGTGGATGCTGCTCGGGTGATCCGGGTCTACGAGCAGGAAGATTCGGGAGACGAGGATGCCGGGCAGTGGAAACTGGTGGGGGACTATCCCTCCGGTTCGACGCCGGACGATATCGATCTCAGCGTCACCGCCCACGCCTTCCCGGCGTCCACCTCTACCACCCTCGACGGCGGGGTCACCACCACCCACGTGGGGCTGTGCGAGCCCGCCGCCAACTCCGACGACGGTGATTTCACCGAGACCACCGAGATTCACTCCTTGGACAAGCAGGTGGTGATCTTGGCGCCCCACGGTGGAGACGTCGAAGAGGGCACCAGCGAAGCCGCTGACGAAATCCTCGCGACCTTGCAAGGGCGCTCCTTTGACGCCGACCTCTGGAAGGCCGAGGGCACCTGGGACCTGAGCGATCCGTCGGAGCGTTGGCACATCACCTCCGGCGCGCTGCAGGAGGCTTCCTGGCCTGCGCTGGAGGACCTCTTCGACGAGCCGGACTTCGACCTGGACCAGCCCTACCGCTACGCGCTGTCGCTCCACGGCTTTGGCTGGAGCGGACCGGACCGCTACGGCGTCATCCTCGGTGGCCGCAGCAGCGACTTCGAGAAGTGCTACATGGTGCGCAAGACCCGCGAGGCTCTGGCTGCCATTCCGGGCCCCGGCGGGACGACTCTGGACCGTTCCGGAGAGGTCGCTTTCTACGTCTTTGAAGTCAACGGCTACGACACCAGCTTCCCCAACAACAAGGGGCAGCGCATCGAGGCGGAGCGCAGCATTCGCAGCCTGCGGGGGCTGGACGGCGACAACATCGTCAACCGCCTATCCCCCAACCCCGATGGTCGCTTCCATCAGGGAGGAATTCAGCTGGAGCTTTCGAATGATCTCCGCGACGATGCCCAGCTGCTCAGCGCCGTGGCCACCGGCGCCGGCGAGGCCATGGCGGACATCCTGGACGGCACCGCCGATCCCTTCATCGCCACTGGTTGCGCCTACACGGTGAAACCGGCGACGCCGGTGGAGGCCAGCATCGGTCTGCTCTCCGGCGGTCCCATCAACTCTACGCTACGGCGGGAGGAGGCGAAGATCTCCAGCTCCTTGGCCCAGACTCTTGGAATCAGCGCCGACGACCTGGATCCGGCCGAGAACGGGGGCATCTATCCCCAGATCCGCCTCGCCGTCACTGCGCCGCTGCGCACCGACGGTGCCTACAACGAGGGAGTCTTCACCGTCACCGGTCAGTTCACCCTCAGCACCCATCGGGTGGATGTTCATCCGGAGGCCTTCTCCGGCGACACCGACAGCGGTGAGCACAAATTGCTGGCGGATCTCTCCGCCGGCACCGTGGAAGCCTCTGTCTACACTCTGGCGGCTTCTTCGTCGAGCGTCGAGTTCCTGGAAGACGACGGCGACCGCGACGGGAGGCTGTCGGTGCTCGGCTACGAGGTTCAAAATCCCGGCGGCCTCATCGGATTCAGTGAGGGAGCGCGGCTGGTGGAGGATCGCGAGGCCATCGTCCTCGCCCCCAACACCGACCTGGGACCGAACTTCTGGCCCGACGTTCTGCTCTCTCAGACCGTCGACATCACCAATCGCATGGAGCTCGCCGGCGTCTACGCCAGCCGCTGGGCTGCCTCCGGATTCTGGTTGGGGGGAGATGCTTTCTCGGCCTGGCACGTGGCGGACACCTTCCACGATCCGAGCTCCTTCCCGGCCCTCGCGGAGATGCTGAGCGACGAGCATGCCAGCACCGGCGAGCCCTTCGGCCGCGCCCTCACCGTGGCGGTTTTCGACGGCTTCGACCGCGACGTCATCGTCGGTGGCCTGGGCGATCGGACGGAGAAGTGCTACCTGGTGCACCAGATGCAGCAGGCGCTGACCGCGGCGGGGGAAGGCGGCCGGGTGGCCTTCTACGTGGTGGATGCCGGCGGCGACGTCAGCGTGCCCGACGGTGGCGGCGATCAGATCGGCTCGTCCACCGCCGATGATCACGCCGGCGACGATCCCCTGGAGGTGGGCAATCGCCTCGGCGCCGAGTCGTTCCGGGTCACCCAGAGTGACACAGTGCACGACGACGACACTCTGCGGGACGCCGTGTCCAACGGTCTCGGGGACGCCCTCGGGGTGCTGGTGGAGATCGGCGTCCCCGCCGGCTTCAGCTGCGCATCGCTCTAAGCCCGCACTTACCTAGCGACGGTCCACGCCGCCCGGGAGCTTCCACGAGGGGAGCTTCCGGGCGGTTTTCTTGTGGCTGGAGAAACCCGCGGGATGCTTCGAGAGGGTGCTTCGAAAGGGCGTTTCGAGGCGGCGCCTCCGCAGGGGGCACCCACTTGTTGATTGCCCTGAATTCGGGGGTTTCCGGGGGTGGGACCCAATTGTCGCAGGCGCCGGGGCTCGGGAAGTGCCCTGCTGCTCACGGGAAGTATCGGTAGAATTCGCGTCGGTCCAGCACTCGCACTAGCTCCAAGACCGAACCATCCAGGTGAATTCCGACGCGAAGGCTGCCGACCCGAATTCGGAACCGGTTTCGGTGCCCGCTTATTGCCTTGACTCCGGGGACCTGAAAGAGGCTCTCTGCCTCGGGGAGGGTGTTGAAGGCGAGGGCGAAAATGAGTTGGTATTGTGGACGTTTCTTGAGCTTCTTGAGATCCCGCAAGAAGGACTTGCGATACCGGACCTCCAAGGTGCTTCAGTCCTCGAGGAAGGACAGAGCTTCGTCGCGGTCGAGCAGAGGGGTACGGCGGCCCTCGTCCATGGCCTTGTTCAGACAGTAGTCCTCGACCGCTGCTTCGAGCTCTTCTACGGTGGCGTCCTCTCGAGGCAGCAGCCTCTGCCAGAGGGAGACCGGCAGGACGACTGCCTGGAGTTTTCCCTGGGGGTCGGTGAGGTACTGAACCTCCTGGGTGGCCTTTCTCGAACTCATGAAAGGAGCCTAGCACAGGAGCTCGCGGCTCCGAGCCTACTAGCCTGACTGTCGGCCTGGGCGACCGGACGGAGAAGTGCTACTTGGCGCACCAAATGCAGCAGGCGCTGACCGCGGCGGGGGAAGGCGGCCGGGTGGCCTTCTACGTGTTGGATGCCGGCGGCGACGTCAGCGTCTCCGCCGGCTTCAGCTGCGCATCGCTCTGAGCCCGCACTTACCTAGCGACGGTCCACGCCGCCCGGGAGCTTCCACGAGGGCAGCTTCCGGGCGGTTTCTCGTGCGCTGAAGACGGCCTCGGGATGCCTCGCTCCGACGTCTCCGGAGGTGGAGTCTCCACAGGTGGTACCCACTTGTTGATTGAGCCTCCGCAGGTGGCGCCCACTTGTTGGCCACCCTGAATTCGGTGGGGTCCAGAAGTGGTACCCACTTGTTGACCGCAAGGACCGGCCGGCCGCGGTTCTTGTCCACCGGCTGTGGAGGGGCGGAGGGAGGGCGGAGAGCTGCAACTCATATATTTGAATTTATGATTATTTGCAATTGCGTGTCAGGATTTGTCCCCTGCGTGGAAACTAGTTACATAGAGGCTCACGCTTCAAGCCCAGAATCGGTTGCAGCCGGCCTTGGCCGGTGTGCTGCAGGAACTCGGATTCGAGCCTCGGTCCGGCTCTGCAGGCTGTTGCAGCCCCACGTCCTGCGGCGCGAGGAAGGAGGTCGCGGCCTACCCCCAGGGCGGATCCTCGCAGTTCTTTTCGATCCAACTTCACCAAGGGAGATTTCACCATGGCAGAGCAAGAGAACCTGACCAATGCACCGCAAGGGAAGAGTCTGGAGTCGGAACCTCGCATCGAGGCCCCCGCCGACGCCTATGGCGTGGAAGGATGTTGCGTCCGTCAATTCTGGGCGGTGGTCGAGACCGACGGCCGCCTCGTCCGTGGGCGTAACGTCTGGCGCGCGCGGCGCTTGAGGACTGGGGTCTACGAGGTCGTCTTTACCGGCGACGTGAGCAACGGCGTGTTCACGGCCACCATCGGCCGTCCCGGGATCTATACCGAGCCCGCAGGGATGATCTCGGTCGCGCTGCGATGCTGCTTGAGCGGCCAGCGAGAGAACAAAGGCGTGTGGGTAGACACGCACGATCCCGACGGCACCCGTAGCGACCGAGCTTTCCATCTGATGGTTCACACTCAGTAGCGGCGGGTAGACCGCCGGGCTCTGTCCTCGCTGTTTCAGTGACCCGGCGGTCAGATTTGCCGAGCCCTTCTCCTCCAACCCCTGGACATTCGGTTGGGCGTCGAGTCTGAGGCTTCCTCACCGGATTCCCGGCAGCCCCCTATCTCCCGCCTGGGCTTTGCCGGAGCTTCCCAGCCCCTCACCGATCCGACCTTGCCGAAGAAGCTCCCGTGACACGGGGGGATCCTCGTTCCTTTGCTTTCCATAGCCGCTGCCCCGGTGGCGGAGGAGGGCCTCCTCATCGAAGGTGGTCCCCACTTGTTGATCGCCCTGAATCCGGGGGGTTCCGGGGGTGGTACCCACTTGTTGGTCGTTGTTGCGAATCCCGTGGCGGGGTTCCCTCCTGTCCCGCATAGATCCCCATGAAGCGCCCCGCGAGCCGGAATGGATCCGTTGAGTGAAGGCGCTGAATCGAGGATCTGATCATGCGAAATCTACTTCCGACCTTGGCCGTGGCCCTGCTGGGGCTGGTGGCTCAGTTTGTTGTGACCCAATCGTCAGCGGCACAGCTCTTGGACGCTGCTTCCATCGCCAATCAACAGAACGCCCAGCCTGCTCACTACCTGGTGGTCTCCGCCGGGGACGGGTTGCTGCCCCGGGCGACCTTCTACCGGCAGGTGCAGATGGCCGGTCCCTTCGAAAGCCTCGGCGACGAGCAGATGGAGATGTTGGCGGAGGGCCTCACCGGTCGCCAGGGCCACGGTGCTCTGGTCCGGCTGCGGGACGGCAAGGGACAGGTGGTCTACCAGACCGTGGTGAAGATTCCCCGCTGGCTGCGGAGCGAGACTCTGCTGCCGGAGGACGATCCGCGGATCAAGGAGCGGGACACCCGCATCGACGCCCACGTCCAGCGCCTCCACGAGGCCACTTTCGCCGTCCGCGTGCCGGTGATCGAAGGCGCCACCGACCTGGAGATCGCCTACGGGCCGGCGGAGCTGCGGACTGCCAACAGCTTTGATCTGGACGATCTGGGACGCCAATTTTTCGGCGCCGAGGACACGATGTCTCAAGCCCTCACCGGCGCGACCTTCGAGGCCGTTCCCGGCTATACCAGCGGTTCCTCCAACAACCGGGTGGACATCCTCTTCCTGGCGGAGGGCTACACCAGTAGCGATCTGCGCTGGTTCCGGGTCGACACCGACACCTTTGCCGAGCGCTTCATGAGCACGCTGCCGTTCTCGGCCTACCCGAGCCACTTCAACTTCTGGCGCCTCCACGTACCGTCCCTGGGGCGAGGTGCGGATC is a window encoding:
- a CDS encoding poly-gamma-glutamate hydrolase family protein, which codes for MQPFVDRNSWCRLVASLALILGIFFSMAPAAAQSCPPGIGGVSVEFLPAGAADGSKERREHALISDTLASDLGIAGRIDPAEDINPQIRVTVDSPANPGPNAVATANFTVAGTFVDAARVIRVYEQEDSGDEDAGQWKLVGDYPSGSTPDDIDLSVTAHAFPASTSTTLDGGVTTTHVGLCEPAANSDDGDFTETTEIHSLDKQVVILAPHGGDVEEGTSEAADEILATLQGRSFDADLWKAEGTWDLSDPSERWHITSGALQEASWPALEDLFDEPDFDLDQPYRYALSLHGFGWSGPDRYGVILGGRSSDFEKCYMVRKTREALAAIPGPGGTTLDRSGEVAFYVFEVNGYDTSFPNNKGQRIEAERSIRSLRGLDGDNIVNRLSPNPDGRFHQGGIQLELSNDLRDDAQLLSAVATGAGEAMADILDGTADPFIATGCAYTVKPATPVEASIGLLSGGPINSTLRREEAKISSSLAQTLGISADDLDPAENGGIYPQIRLAVTAPLRTDGAYNEGVFTVTGQFTLSTHRVDVHPEAFSGDTDSGEHKLLADLSAGTVEASVYTLAASSSSVEFLEDDGDRDGRLSVLGYEVQNPGGLIGFSEGARLVEDREAIVLAPNTDLGPNFWPDVLLSQTVDITNRMELAGVYASRWAASGFWLGGDAFSAWHVADTFHDPSSFPALAEMLSDEHASTGEPFGRALTVAVFDGFDRDVIVGGLGDRTEKCYLVHQMQQALTAAGEGGRVAFYVVDAGGDVSVPDGGGDQIGSSTADDHAGDDPLEVGNRLGAESFRVTQSDTVHDDDTLRDAVSNGLGDALGVLVEIGVPAGFSCASL